Below is a window of Chloroflexia bacterium SDU3-3 DNA.
AATGTACTGCCAGACATCCTGGCACAGGTCGATCAGCAGCGTGTTCAGGCGCTTCAGCGCGTCGCATAGCTCGGCCACGGTGTCGTGCGGCTCGATCTGGGTGGTCAGCTGCACTGGCTCCAGCTCCAGCGACTTCACAAAGGCCCGCCCGAAGGTCGGCCAGTCGATCTCGGGCAGGGCGGCCATGTGCGCGGCGTAGGTGCCAGTCGCGCCGTTCAGCTTGCCGGTGAGCGAGACCTGGGCCAGCACGCCGTGGGCGCGGCGCAGGCGCGCGACAAACACCGCGATCTCCTTGCCGATGGTGGTGGGCGTGGCGGGCTGGCCGTGGGTGTGCGCCAGCATGGGCGTGGCGGCATCCGCCATAGCCATCTGGTAGAGCGCGCTGCCCACCTCGCTGATCGCGGGCATCAGCACCAGGTCGCGGGCCTCGCGCAGCATCAGCGCGTAGGAGAGGTTGTTCACATCCTCGGAGGTGAGCGCGAAGTGCACCGCCTCGTGCCAGCGCTCTAGCCCCAGCTTGGTCATCTGCTCGCGCAGCCAGTACTCCACCGCCTTCACGTCGTGGTTCACCTTGCGGTCCCAGGCGGCCACGGCCTCGGCGTCCTCCTCGCGGAAGGCGCGGTACAGCCCGCGCAGCTCGGCGGCGGCCTGCGGCTCCAGCGGCGGGATGAAGCCGACGTTGCGGGTGCGGCTCAGGAAGATCAGGTACTCGACCTCCACGCGCACGCGGTAGCGCAGCAGCGCGGCCTCGCTCATATACGGCCCAAGCGCGGCAACATCCTTGCTGTAGCGCCCGTCAAGCGGCGAAAGGGCAAAAAGTGGGTTTGTCACAGCTCTCTCTCCCGATGTTCGTTTCAGCGGCCCCCAGCATCATACCATTGTTTTTTTGATTCACCACGAAGGCGCGCAGGCACGCAGAGCGCGAGGATAGGTAGGCTGGCTGCCGAGATGCACCTTGCTGATTGGGGCATTGGAAAGAGGAAAATTGCGCTGCCTCACAGGGCGGGTATTCCCGCTGCGGTGCGGATCATGGCCAGCCGCCCGCCTGCGATACCTTCGCCGGATGGGCGAGGCCGGGTTTTTTACCACGAAGACTCCAAGACTCGAAGGGAAAGCGTGAAAATGCGATAGAGAAATTGCCCCTATCTCCGAATCTTGGAGTCTTGGAGTCTTCGTGGTTAATGGTCTCCCGAACCTTCGTGTCTTCGTGCCTTCGTGGTTAACTGGCCCCCCGCTCCGCGCGGTACCGCTCGCGCAGCTCGTCGAGCGGCCCCAGGCTGCCGTCGGCGCGGGCGTAGAGCCACACCTCCCAGCCGTTGCAGGATGGCTGGCCCGCCAGCGCCGCGCCCAGGCCGTGGATCGAGCCGCGCAGCTCGCCCACGCTCAGTGTGCCGTCGGCGCAGACCATGGCGGGCTGGCCGGTGCGCTGGAAGAACAGCTGCTGCCCGGCGCGCAGCATCCCGGCCTCCAGCAGCGCCCCGAAGCGCACCCTGGGCTGGGCCTTGCGGGTGCGCAGCGTCAGCGCCTGCGGGGCAGCGGGGGCCTCGGCCACACGGGCGATCCGCTCGCGGGCCAGTTCGGCATAGCCCTCCTCGCGCTCGATACCCACAAAGTGCCGCCCCAGCGCCTTGGCCACCGCCCCCGTGGTGCCCGTGCCAAAAAACGGGTCGAGCACCACATCGCCAGGGTTGGTGCTGGCCAGCAGCACGCGGTACAGCAGCGCCTCGGGCTTCTGGGTCGGGTGCGCCTTCACGCCGCCCACGCGCAGCCGCTCCTGGCCGGTGCAGATCGGCATCACCCAGTCGCTGCGCATCTGCTTCTCGTCGTTCAGGTTCTTCATCATCTGGTAGTTGAAGGTGTAGCGGCGCTGCCCGCGCGATCGCTTGCACCACAGCAGGGTCTCGTGGGCGTTGGTGAAGCGCACGCCCCGGAACTGCGGCGTGGGGTTGGTCTTGATCCACACCACGTCGTTCAGCAGCCAGAAGCCGATGTCCATCATCAGCGTGCCCAGGCGGTAGATGTTGTGGTAGCTGCCGATCACCCAGATCGTGCCGGTGTCTTTGAGCACGCGGCGGCACTCGCGCAGCCACAGATCGCAGAAGGCATCGTAGGCAGCGAAGTTCTGGAACTGGTCCCACTCGTCATCCACGGCGTCCACGCGCGACATGTTGGGGCGCAGCAGCTCTTTATTTAGCTGAAGGTTGTAGGGGGGGTCGGCGAAAACAAGGTCGACACTCTTGTTGGGGAGCTGCCCGAGCAGCTCGGTGCTGTCACCGATCAGCACTTGATCCAGCGGCAGGGCGGCGTTGCGGCGCATAGATCACCGATTGGCTATTCGACTGGTGGCTGGTTGAGGGATGGCGGCGCGGTTGCTCCAATCTACAATAGCATGAACTGTCAAGCTCTAGCCGCTGATGTGCGTTGTTAGGCGAGGCTTTGGCGATGCTCCTGTGAACCCGGCCAGGGGATATCGCCTTCAACACGTGTCATTTTGCATGTCTGTACGAGGCGTTCTTTGTGAAAATGTGCGTTACCGTCGGGTCGGACAGGGGCGCTTTTGTTGGCGGCACCTTCGCCGCATGGGCCGGGTGGGAAGGGTTAGCGCTGCCCTGTTTTCGAGACCTTATTTTCCTTGCTGTCTTGGAGTCTTGGTGGTGTATCGGTTCTTTTGTGCCCTTGGAGTCTTGGTGGTGTATCGCTCGGCTTAGGCACCGTAGAAGTCGGTGAAGCCGTCGGCGTCTAGCCGCTCAAGCATGCGGCGGGCCTTCTCGGCAGATTCGGGGAAACGCGCCGCCGCGATGGTCTCTGGCTCGATGCTGGCGGCCTTGGCCCAGGGCTGCGGCTCGCCACCGATCAGCAGGTCGATCAGGCTGACAAGGGCGCGGCGCAGGCGCGGGTTGTCGTCGCCGCGCAGCTTGGGCAGAATCTTCTGCTTGATCTGCTGGTCGAGCGCCTGGGCGGGCGCGATCACGCCCTGGGCGTGATCAAGGTAGCGCAGCATCTCGCTGACCGTGCGATAGCCGAAGGGCTGGCCGGCCCGCGTGAGGATGGCGTGCAGCTGGGCGATCACATCCCAGCTCGGCTCATCCACCGGGCCTCGGTAGGTGGCGCGGAACGCCGCCAGGTCCACATCGCGCAGCTCGATCACATTGGCCCGATCCAGCAGCTTGTCGGAGAGGCTGTGGGTGCTCTCATCCACATTTACTGTGCCGGTCAAGCGCACATTCAGCGGCAGGCGGAAGGGGCTGCGCAGCGCCTCGCCCGCCGTGGTGGTGGCCTCGTCGCCGGGGATGCCCAGGTCGATCAGGTGGTCCTCGGTCTCCAGCGCCGAGAGGATGGGCGCGAGGTAGTACTCGGGCCGCGCCAGGTTCATCTCGTCTAGGCACACGTAGTAGGTGGCCGCCGGGTCGGCGGCGGCGCGCTGCAGGAAGCGCAGGAAGGGCGTGGCGTGAAAGGTGCCGGTGAGCGCGTTGTGGTAGCCCAGCAGGTCGCGGGCGTTGTGCCAGTCGGGTTGCACCGCCACCAGCAGGTAGTAGGGGTTCTCCTGGCCGGGGCGCAGTGCGGCGGCGTGCACCGCGTCGGCGTAGAGCTTGGTGAGGCGGGTTTTGCCTGTGCCCGAGATGCCGGGCAGGATGACCAGCGGCTTGGTCTGCAGGGCCACGTGGTAGGCGCGGATGGTTGGCTCGGGCAGGGCGAAGCCGTGCGCCCGGATGCGCTCGACGATTGTCTCGATCGGCGGCAGCGCGCCCTGGCGGTAGATCGCGCGGCCCTCGCGCAGCAGCGCCGGGCCGTCCGGCTCCAGATCCTCGGCGTGCTCCATCACTGCCTCGTTGAGGGCCAGCAGGTCGAGCACGTCGGCGATCAGCTGCTGGGCGAAGGATGGATCTGCGATCCGGGCGTCATCCCAGCGGTAGGCGAAGCCCGCCAGCAGCGGGCCGGGCCTGCGGCTGCGCAGGTAGCGCTCGATCCACGGCGCGTCCGCGTCGCCAGGCTGCCCGGCCCTCGCCCTATCTTCTACAAAGCGCACATCGGTGACGCGCTCGATCAGCGGCTGCCACACCGCGCGGCCGTCCTCCCACACCTGGCCCAGCTGTGGCTTGCGCGCCCGCGCCACCTGCAGCGTCACCAGCACCGTGCGCTCGGCGGCGCTGACGGCCACGTAGATGCCCGACCCGCGCGGCGGCCTGTCGACGGCGAAGTGGTATTCGTCGATCGGTGCGCGCGCGCCGCTGCCCCGGTTGACATAGCGCAGATTCTTGAAGGTGATCTCGTAGATCGGCCAGATGCGTGGGAAGCGGCGCTCGCCCTCGGCGCGCAGCAGCTCGGCCAGGGCGGCCAGCTGGGGGTGCAGCAGCGCCTGCACAGCGGCCCAGCGCTCGGCGGGGCCGGGCACGGCCAGCGCGGCAAGCACATCTGGCGTAAAGCCAGTAAAATGGCGAGATGCATCGGTCATCGCGCGGTCGGGTCGCTTTCTCTGGCAGGGCGAAGTGCGCTGCGCGGTAGTATAGCACAGCGCGCCATGGGCGACATGTAGTATAGCACATGTGTTCAAAAAGAAACGCGAAAATGGCCGGAATGTGGTATAATAGAGAGGTTTAGAGGAGAGAGCATTGAGCATCGTGAAGCCTCAAACTACGTCACTGATCGACACGCTCACCCAGGGGTTCTCCACCATCAACCGCAGGCTCTGGGTGCTTATCATTCCCATCCTTCTCAACGTCTACTTCTGGTATGGGCCGCAGGTCTCGCTGGCTCCGCTCACCGAGGGTGTGCTGAACTTTTTTGAGCAGCAGGCCGAGGCCACCGGCCAGACCGCCGCCGCGCAGGCCTACGACAGCATGCGCGTGATGCAGCAGGCCGACCTGATCCAGCAGTTCGACATGGTGGGCCTGGTGCCGCGCCTCTCGGCCTACGCGGTCTCGGGGGCGCAGGATGGTGGCCTGCCCCTGCCCGGGGAGGTCTGGGCACCGCTGCAGCCCCAGCGCGTGGTCTGGACGGCCACCAACGGCTCGCTGGCCGCGCTGCTCTTTCTGCTGATCACCTTTATGCGCATCCCGCTGGGCGTACTGTTCATGAGCATGCTGGCCGGCGCGGTGCTGGCCGAGCGCGAGAGTCTGCGGGCCTGGGCGGTGCGCACGGGCCTCACTGGCGCGTCGCTGCTGGGCTACCTGGCCATCCTGCTGGCGGCCATCCTGGTGCTGCTGGTGCCGCTGGCCTTCGTCGCCGCGCTCTTCACCCTGGTGGTGCCGCTGCTCGGCTCGCTGGCCCTGCTGGTGCTGTTCACCGCGGTGTTCTGGGTGCGCATCTACATCGGCTTCACGCCCGAGGCGATCGCCGTGGGGCGGCTCGACACCATCAAGGCGCTGCGCACAAGCTACCAGATGGTGCGCCAGCACTTCTGGGCCACCATCGGCCTGCTGGCGCTCAGCTTCGTGATCAGCGTGGGCATGGGCGTGCTATGGGGCCTGCTGGTGGGCAACACCATCGGACTCATCCTGGCCGTGGTGGGCAGCGCCTACATCGGCTGCGGCCTGGGCGCGGCGCGCATGATCTTCTTCCGCGAACGGGCAACGATACATATACCTGGTACGAGCAAAAGCTAGCGCCTGCGGCCACGGCGGCAGCGCTGGCACCACTGAAAAGAGCACACACCTATGACAACAGACGTAACCCCGGCACTCGAACCGTCCTCGTATGACGAGAGCCAGATCCAGGTTCTTGAGGGTATGGAGGCGGTGCGCAAGCGCCCCGGTATGTATATTGGCCCGACCGACATCAACGGCCTGCACACCATGGTGCGCGAGGTGGTCGACAACTCGGTGGATGAGGTGATGGCGGGCCGCGCCACCACGGTCGAGGTCGTCATCCACCAGGATGGCTCGGTCTCGGTCTCCGACGACGGCCTGGGCATCCCCACCGGCATCCACCCCAAGATGGGCGTCAGCACGCTCCAGGTGGTGATGACCATCCTGCACGCGGGCGGCAAGTTCGACAACGCGGGCTACAAGGTCTCGTCGGGCCTGCACGGCGTGGGCGTCTCGGCGGTGAACGCGCTCTCGGAGTATATGCGCGTGGATGTGCACAACGGGCGCGACGGCAAGCACTACTTCCAGGAGTACCACGCCGGCGCGCCGAAGGACAAGGTCAAGTGCGTCGGCCCAACCGACCGGCGCGGCACGGTGACGACCTTCCTGCCCGACACCACGA
It encodes the following:
- the purB gene encoding adenylosuccinate lyase, which gives rise to MTNPLFALSPLDGRYSKDVAALGPYMSEAALLRYRVRVEVEYLIFLSRTRNVGFIPPLEPQAAAELRGLYRAFREEDAEAVAAWDRKVNHDVKAVEYWLREQMTKLGLERWHEAVHFALTSEDVNNLSYALMLREARDLVLMPAISEVGSALYQMAMADAATPMLAHTHGQPATPTTIGKEIAVFVARLRRAHGVLAQVSLTGKLNGATGTYAAHMAALPEIDWPTFGRAFVKSLELEPVQLTTQIEPHDTVAELCDALKRLNTLLIDLCQDVWQYISMGYFGLAAKAGEVGSSTMPHKVNPIDFENAEGNLGIANALLEHCSRKLPISRQQRDLTDSTVLRNLGSAFGYSLLAYRRLLKGLGKLAVNRQRLLEDLQAHPEVLAEAIQTILRRESYPEPYEALKKLTRGHAITAESLAAFIDQLDVSDAVKGELRALAPETYIGKAPELVRTLRGK
- a CDS encoding site-specific DNA-methyltransferase, whose translation is MRRNAALPLDQVLIGDSTELLGQLPNKSVDLVFADPPYNLQLNKELLRPNMSRVDAVDDEWDQFQNFAAYDAFCDLWLRECRRVLKDTGTIWVIGSYHNIYRLGTLMMDIGFWLLNDVVWIKTNPTPQFRGVRFTNAHETLLWCKRSRGQRRYTFNYQMMKNLNDEKQMRSDWVMPICTGQERLRVGGVKAHPTQKPEALLYRVLLASTNPGDVVLDPFFGTGTTGAVAKALGRHFVGIEREEGYAELARERIARVAEAPAAPQALTLRTRKAQPRVRFGALLEAGMLRAGQQLFFQRTGQPAMVCADGTLSVGELRGSIHGLGAALAGQPSCNGWEVWLYARADGSLGPLDELRERYRAERGAS
- a CDS encoding GTPase; amino-acid sequence: MTDASRHFTGFTPDVLAALAVPGPAERWAAVQALLHPQLAALAELLRAEGERRFPRIWPIYEITFKNLRYVNRGSGARAPIDEYHFAVDRPPRGSGIYVAVSAAERTVLVTLQVARARKPQLGQVWEDGRAVWQPLIERVTDVRFVEDRARAGQPGDADAPWIERYLRSRRPGPLLAGFAYRWDDARIADPSFAQQLIADVLDLLALNEAVMEHAEDLEPDGPALLREGRAIYRQGALPPIETIVERIRAHGFALPEPTIRAYHVALQTKPLVILPGISGTGKTRLTKLYADAVHAAALRPGQENPYYLLVAVQPDWHNARDLLGYHNALTGTFHATPFLRFLQRAAADPAATYYVCLDEMNLARPEYYLAPILSALETEDHLIDLGIPGDEATTTAGEALRSPFRLPLNVRLTGTVNVDESTHSLSDKLLDRANVIELRDVDLAAFRATYRGPVDEPSWDVIAQLHAILTRAGQPFGYRTVSEMLRYLDHAQGVIAPAQALDQQIKQKILPKLRGDDNPRLRRALVSLIDLLIGGEPQPWAKAASIEPETIAAARFPESAEKARRMLERLDADGFTDFYGA